CAACTCAAAATTGTACTAAATCAGTAAATACACGGTTTATAGTTCTAAGTAGACTCATGTTAATCTAAATACGTGTATGTCCGTTCTCGTGCATTTATCTCTTAAACACTCTGTTAATCTAACAGTAAATATCCAAAAATAATGATAATTATTTTAAAAAGTCAACATTTGCTTGAGTTGACACGATGTTGCGATCGGTGAGAACAAATACTTCATGACTATGTTTGAGTTAGCAACGATAGTAGTCAGTCATGTCGTTTGCAGAAAAATAGAGAAACGCGATCGCCTTCTAATTCTTGATAAAGTTCTACCACTCAGACACATTTTTATAGCTATTTAGTCCATATCCTTGGAAGTCATTTTGGGTGCTCTGCCATGACGTTACCTTACCCAAAAATGATTCATGGCTACTACTTCTTTGAATGTAACGGTTGATTGGAATGCTGTTGAAGGACAGACAAAAGATGAACATTTTGGAATAAATGTTTATAGGGCTGTTGCAGATGCTGGTAACTCAAAATATCGCAGCAACATGAGCCACATGAGTCCGGGAATAATCCGCTTTCATAATATGGATTATATAAAAGACTCTAGCAAAGACCACGGCTTAATTGATACTGAAAATAAAACATGGGACGTTCAAAAGGTCGTCAATACTATTCAAGCTTCCATTGATATGTTTGGTGCAGATCAGCCCCAACGTATGTTCAATATTCCTTCATGGCCAAGTTGGATGGATGCGAACAAGGATGGTTATTTAGATAGCGATCGCTTTGACGAGTATGCGAACTTATGTGCGGATTTAGTCAAGATTGTTAATAAAGATAATAACTTAGGCGTTCAATATTGGGAAATTACTAACGAAAAAGACATTGAGTACTTTAGTATCTTCCATACCAAAAGTGGTTGGGGTAAACTGATTGACCCGAATCAACCAGATCGCTTGGACGAATTAATAACTATTTATAACAAAGTTGCTGAAGCCATGAAGGCGGTCGATCCGAGCATTAAAGTAGGTGGACCAAGTATTGCTCGTCCCGACTTAACTCCTTTTTATGAACCATTTATCAAAGGAACAGCAGATAATCTGGACTTCTTTACCTATCACTATTACCCTACAGGGAGTGCTGCGACTCCAGACGATCAAGTCTTTAATGCTGCTAATTCTATTGGAAAATACACAAAAACTATTGTTGATACACTCAAGAAGATTAGCCCCAATCGAGATATTCCTGCGATGTTAGGCGAATATAACATCAGTTGGACTTGGGAAACTCATGACCCACGTATGACCAATAACAAAGGGGCGGTTTTTGATGCACTATCAATGATAGAAGCTATAGAGAACGGTGCTGCAGCATCACTCTCTTGGAATGAAAAAGACGGTAGTTACGGTAAAACAAGTTATAACGATACTTTACGTCCTGGTGGTGAACTTCTGCACTTGTTTAATGAATATTTAGTGGGAAATCGTATCTCTACAACCAGCGATAATAGTAGTATCACAACTTTTGCAGTTGATCGTCCAGGTTCTCATAAAGCCTACGTATTAATTAATTCCTCAAATAGTCCTCAAGAAGTTGCTGTCACATTCAATAATTGGAACTTAACAACATCTCATGTCAGCAAACATATTATTTCTGACTCTGGTTATAGTCAAGAACTGACTGCTTGGGATACGGTCAATAATAGTACCATTGTGCTCCCCGCCAACTCTGTTCTTCTCTTTGAAGATGACAGTCCTGAGGTGAGTGTACCGCCGACGTCCGAACCAAATCCCACACCGCCAAGCGATCCACCAGCAAACACTGACACTCCAGATGTCAGTTTACCCACCACTTCTGAACCAAATCCCACACCGCCAAGTGATCCACCAGCAAACACTGACACTCCAGATGTCAGTTTACCCACCACTTCTGAACCAAATCCCACACCGCCAAGCGATCCACCAGCAAACACTGACACTCCAGATGTCAGTTTACCCACCACTTCTGAACCCAATCCCACACCGCCAAGCGATACACCAGCAAACACTGACACTCCAGATGTCGGTTTACCCACCACTTCTGAACCAAATCCCACACCGCCAAGCGATACACCAGCAAACACTGACACTCCTGAGGTGAGTTTACCTCCGACAGGAGAACCCAATCCCACACCTCCAAGTGACACGCCAGCAAACACTGACACTCCAGATGTCGGTTTACCCACCACTTCTGAACCCAATCCCACACCGCCAAGCGATACACCAGCAAACACTGACACTCCAGTTGTAAATTTACCCACCACTTCTGAACCCAATCCCACACCGCCAAGCGATACACCAGCAAACACTGACACTCCAGATGTAGATTTACCCATCACTTCTGAACCCAATCCCACACCTCCAAGTGACACGCCAGCAAACACTGACAGTCCTGAGGTGAGTTTACCTCCGACAGGAGAACCCAATCCTACACCTCCAAGTGACACGCCAGCAAACACTGACACTCCAGATGTAGATTTACCCATCACTTCTGAACCCAATCCCACAATTCCAAGTGACACGCAAGGAAACACTGACAGTCCAGATGTAGGGTTACCCACCACTTCTGAACCCAATCCCACACCTCCAAGTGACACGCCAGCAAACACTGACAATCCAGATGTAGATTTACCCACCACTTCTGAACCCAATCCCACAATTCCAAGTGACACGCAAGGAAACACTGACAGTCCAGATGTAGGGTTACCCCCGACAGGAGAACCCAATCCCACAATTCCAAGTGACATTCAAGAGAATGCTCATAACTTAAGTAATTTGTCACCGGATATTTCCCCTACAATAAACTCTGGCAACCCTATATCTAGCCCTGAAAATATTAGTGCAATTGGCACACCCTACACTCAGACTTCAACGACTCTTCAGTCTTCTACTCCAACCAATCTAAGTTATGACAACCAGCCCGCTCGCTTTGATAATGTAGAGTTTTCATCAAAAGTGAAAGATTCAAGTACTAATATTGCTTCTTTATTATTAAGCAGTGGTAAGAGCGTTAGTCAGAGTCTTAAGTCAGCGATCGATACTCCGCGTAATATTTCCGGAAGCCAAGTCACGGATAAAACCACTATCGGCGAGCCAGAGATTGCGGCTGTGTTAAATACTTCAAATGACTCTCAAGCACCACTGCTTGACTTGCGTAAAACCGATCTAAATAAAGATGGTCAGATTGACAACAAAGTCTTTGTCAATTTCTATGATGTTACCAGCCATGCAGTCTACAACAATACTGTAGGATTCTACAAAATTGCTAATGTAGATGGAGCAGTTTTTGACTCTTTAACAGGCAAATTAATTCCTCCGGGTGAGAAAGGCTACGTTCAAATAGCGCTTGAACAAAGGGTATTGGAGGTAGAGCTAAATCGGAATACAGGCAAACTCATGACTCAACTTGAGGGTGGAGCATTATATGCTCCCTACCTGATTGCAAGTGGTACTGCACAAGAGTACCTTAGCAACATATCTGGTAATCCAACCAGCAATCAAACACCTCAGGCATTCTTCAGCTATGGAGTAGGGAACCCTGATAATATCAATCACGTCAAGTTACTTGGTAAAAATCAGTTGGGATTTGAGGATACAATTGGTGGAGGAGACAAAGACTACAATGATTTGATGTTCAAAGTAAAAGTGCAAAGCAATTAAGGTGAGGATGAGAGATTACAGCAAGGTACAATAGGTTTGTTCGCAAACTCTTCTAAGCCAGCATCTCTCAGCAATTTTTGCCAATCAGTGATGAAATTTTCTGCTTGTGGATGGCTACGGCGAAGTTGTGCTAATTGAGTTAAAGCATCGTACCAAATCCCGTTTTCGGCATACAAAATGACTTGGTTTCGCTCGACTGATTGCAGCTGCACTGCAAGAGTATTGTTAAATGTGGCTCGCTGAATCCACCCGTTGACATCGACTGATTGATTTTTACCATTGCAATTGATGTCGAGAGATAAATACCAATGATAGTTTTTGTCTGGCTCTAATTTAACTGTCGGTGGTAGATTGAGAGCGATCGCTCCTGGCGTTCCGGCGACAGTGAAAGTTCCTTGATAAATCTGCTGGTAATTTCTGGGTTCTCGGTCAGTTTCGTCCCATAATTCCAATTTACCCGTCTTGATATCTTTGGGAAGATAAGGAAGATAAAACCACAGAGTAGGAGAAGCGTTAACGGTTAATCCCCAAACATGGCTAATTGCTTGCTCTGATTCCACAGCAGGAACTAAAGCTAAAAGACGTTCATTGATTTCCAGGACTGAACATTTATGTCCATCACGAGTTCCGCCTCCTTTCCTATTTCCGGGCGCTCCTCTAGGTGACAGAGGCGGTCGATTAAACTTCACTTGGGAAGCAGTTGCGGTTTTAGACTGGGACTGCTTTTGAGAATTTTGGTTAACAGGGGGAGGGACTTCTGCAATGGTTTTTTGGCTGTCCGGAAAAGTACTGGTAGCAAAAGCAATAAGCGCTAAAGCCAATCCTAAAGCTAGTCCAGTTTGCCAACGATAAAACTTGCACCTAGCCACAATTCTCTCTCCCGATCTTCGTTATTCAGAGCTTATCCACTGCACTTAAAGACTACGCAGGCTCTATTTACCTAATTACAAGGAAATGTTTGCTAATTCCGAACATTACCCCCCTTAATCCCCCCTTATAAAGGGGGGAAACTAGATTTCCGATTCCCTCCCCTTACCAAGGACTGGGTTAGGGTGCAATACTTGTCGGTTAAGCCGTTTTTTCCTCCCCTGCACCCCCTGCAAGTTTCCCGCGACAATTTTCTCAGCCCTTGCAGTATTGGGTTAGGGTGGGGTAAAACAACGCTAAAACTTATTTTCAAAAGCGAGAGGGAGGAAAGACGTTAAAACTGGGGTTTGAAGCCCCTCTCCTTCAAGGAGAGGGGTTTGGGGTGAGGTTTGTGTTGGAAGCCCTTAAAATCTGCAAAGAAACAAAGAAAGTAAAATTAACGCGATAGTCCGCTAAAACGGTTGGTAATTCCCCAAGCGATCGCAAAAGCGAGGACTGAAGGAATCAGGGGCGCACAAATACCGATACTGAACAAGCCGAAGCAGAGGTTAGGAAGAATAGCGATTGCCACAGCCATCGCAATTCGGCGATATAATAGCGAGTGAAATCCCCAAACGCATAAACCCCCCGTAATTGCCCAACTCCAGATCCAGAGAACATCTAATTCTTGCGGCAAAAACCGCAGTAAGGAACGTTCTTCTTTGGCTACACTGAGCATTTGGCTCGCCATTTGGGCGTGAATGACGACACCAGGCATTTTCCGTCCAATTTCATTACTAAAGGGAGTAGAAAAGCGATCGCCAACTGATGGGGCTACGACGCCAATCAAAACCAACCGATCTTTCACCCATTGGGGTTGAAAATTATTTTGGAGAACTTCTGTGAGCGTTACTTCCCTAGCGACTTTTTGTGAAGACCGATAATTGAGCAGGACTTGGTGACCGCGAGGATCGATGTTGTGATAAAAACCAGTATGCTTTTCCAAAGGTTGGAAAACGGTAGAGCCAAGCTTCAAGTTGCCTTCAGATGTCGCTTCTGGTTGAATGCCTTCTGAAGATAGGTAACGAAAGGCTAATTCAGCACTGAAGGCATAAGAGGCTTGGCAAAGGGAGTCTCCTGGATTTAAATGAAACAAATAACGGCGGACTGTACCATCCGGCTCAACTGCTAAATCGCTAAACCCGACATTTTCTGTTGAGCTAGCAGGGGGAGATGCAACCCCAAATTTATTCCCACCCTTTGGTTCTGGTTGGCTGACTTCGCAAATTGTCACCAGGCGTGGGTTTTTCTGGATGTGGACGGCTAGCTCGCGGTATCCTGGTTCTACAGGAAAATCGCGGTAGATATCCAAGCCAATGGCTCTGGGTTGATGAACCTGAAGTTTTTCTATTGCTTGTAAAATCGCGCGATCGCTCAGGGGGTACTGACGCTGCTGTCGGATATCTTGTTCTGTTACTTTTACAACCAGTAGGCGCTCATCAATTCCACCATCGGGTTGCAGGCGCACGAGCTGGTCAAAAGCCCACAACTCCACAGGCTGGAGTCCCCCTAAAAACCGCACCGTCATGACTAAGCCTGTAGCGACCAAACTCCTGACCAAGATATTTGGCAAATGCTGCCATTCAAGCTGACGGCGGGAATTTCGCTTTGTCATCGATCGCAATTCCTTCCAAGTTGGCGGCACCTCAGAGGGATTTTGGTAAATCATTGGTAACCAGGTAGCTCCTGGTAAATCGGTAAATTCCTCTAGACGTTCTTGGGCACGACGCACCGCAATGTATAAAGCTTGTCCAGCAGCGTATTCTCTGAGAAATTCTTTGAGAAAAGATTGAGCAACTTTATCCGGAACTATCTCCTGCATGACAATGATAATGGGCACGTGTAAATCAGCTAACTGCTGCGCTAGTCCCAATCCTTCACAAGAATTAAAAATTGCGATTTTTAATCCTCGTTGAATCGCTTCCTTCAAAGCATGTTTAAATTGGTCAGTTTCAATACTTTCCCTGGCGCTGAGACTAATCCGACCTCTTTGTTCTCCCGTCTGGCTATGCCCAGCAAAAAAAAAGATATCCCAGCCCTTTGGATCTCGGAGTTGAGCAATTAAATCTCTAGCCTGAGGCTGATGACAAAAAACTGACTCCGCTCCGTTGAGATTCGCGATCGCCTTACGATCGGCTTCTAGATCCAGGTGTCGGTTATCTCCAAAAATTGCCAGAAGGCGAACGCGATCGCTTTGAGTTTGGTGCTTGGCAATCTCCCAAGATTCATACTCTACCGGACTATAGCTAACACCGACATTTGGGTAACGCGATAGCAAATCCCAAGTATGCCAAGGCAGTTTCCACAGGATTGGATCTTTGGCTTTAATGGCTAAGCGTATGGTGTCAGCCTGACTCGCTAGTTCTTTGTTTAACCTTTCTCTAATTTTTTGCCAGCCCAATTCCCCCGACGGTTGCAGCCATTGGTTTAGGTTAGCCTCCACTTGTCGCATTCGTTGCCAACAGTCGTCCGTAATCTCGCTAGTGGCGCGATTCGTCGGCAAGCTTTCCTCAATCTCCCAAACCTGATTGCGAGCGATCGCTGTGAGATTGCGAAAAGATTGTTGCCATAAAAGATACAAGCCTTCAATATCTGTGTTAGCTTTTAGCCTACCTTCAATTTCTCCCAAGGGAGAACCGCCATCCTCTCTGAGTTCTAGCGATACTTCAAACCCTTGGTGAAAGTTTCCCCTGCCAATTTTCAGAACTGCTACCCTACCCATCGCTGCTTTCTGGTTAATTTTTAAGCTAGAAAGTCCTCGCTCACACTTACCCCATCCAGCGTTACCCGCACTTGGAATTGGGTTCCCGATGGTGGACTAAAGCCTAGTTGCAAGAGTTTATCTTTCCCTTGACCTCTATCGTCGCTTCTTGTTTGGGCTTGCAAGCGAGTTTCGCCACCGGAAATCACGCTTAGTTGGAGATTTGGTGGTAGCTTGTGTTGTTGGTTGATTGGTTGCACTTGTAGCCGCACGCCAATTTTTTCTTCAGTTTTAGGTCTAATGGTGACAATTAATGCGACTTGGCAAGTTCCCAACTGCATCCCCAAGTCAATTAGCCTAGCTTTACTGACGCCTGCTTGGGGATGCTCAGGCGCAATTTTGCCTAAACTTAAGGCTGCTTCCCAACGGGTTTCTTCATCGTTAGCGGTGCGTAATAATTGAGTCAACGCCTCAACAACTTCCGGATGACCAATGCCAATTTGCCCTAAAACTCCGGCGGCTTGACATCGTTCTTTTTCAGGGCGATTAGATTGTAGCAGGCGAATTAATGGCGCGATCGCTTCGGAAGATACTGTCGGTTCCAACGTTTCTGTACCGCGAACTGCACTGAATTCTGGAGGTGTTAAAAGTGTTTCGACAGCTTGCCAACTTTTCTCGATCGTGCTTTCTGCTTTCTCTAACCATTGCCGCAAGTTCACAACTGTGAAACTTGCAGTTGCAGTGGAAGTTAAGCCTAAACGCTGGTTGTATAGCTGCTGTCGCCATTGTTCGTTTGTGAGTAATGCAGCCCACTGATCAAAGGGTACTGCCAGTCTAGGTAAGTAGATCCCTGGTTTACTGAGTTGCACTAATAACTCTTGAGCGACTTTTACAGATAACTGTAGTGGCGGTTCTTCAGCATGGGGATTGGTGTCTTGCTGGGGGACGAGTAGCATTTGTGTGAAGTCTTCAGCTAAGACTTCCTGGTTGATATAGTAAGTGCGATCGCTTTCATCATATATCCCCTGCTGCTTGAGTTTTTCATAGCTAGCGAATCCCCATACCCGCAGCCAAGATTGCTCTGATTCACCCAAATTAATTTGCACGGCAAGGTAATAATCCTTTCTCCAGCTAGGAATATCAACCCACTCGCAGGGAACAGCAAATTCTTCTAAATCGCTGGTTTCGTTGGGAATCAAAACCAATCGCATTCCTTCTAACTCAATTGGTGTACCGTTGACAAATTCCCAGAGAGAGTCCCAAGTGGTGTCAGAAATGCTACCTTGAACTTGGTTAGCTTCTTTTAACCAAGCCTCAAGCCAAGGTACAAAAGTTTTTAAGCAAAGATAATTGAGATAAGCTTGACAGCGAGCAGCTGCATTAGAATGAAGTTGGGATTGTTGCCAAGCTTCTTTTTGAAGCTCTTGTGATAAATTCAACCAGAGCTGGTTAGGATAAATAGTAGAAAGTTTTCGCAATTTCAACATTTTCTGTCCTTAATTCCTCTGGAGTTCTAGGTAGAGCACATCTTTTGACAGCCAATCCTCAACCACTTCGCCGACCTGTTGCCTTTCTGTTTCTAGGGAAAGACCAAAGCGGGTATTAATCCACCAAAGAAAACAACGCTGCAACTGCTGCTTCGCTAAAGCCAGGGTTTGGCAGGCATGAGAGCTAGTTTTGATATCTTGCTTTTGACCGTATCGCTGGCAAATAATTTTTCTTTGTAGCGATCCTAATTGCTCAAAAGACTTTAATAATTCCGATTGAATAAGATTTTGGTAATACTTTTTTAACCATAACTTGATATAGTTAGTTTGCCATTGGTTAAGTAAGTTTAAAAAAGTTTTTTCTAATTGATTTTGAGCTAAAAACAGTTTTTGTTCAACTTCCTCTTGGCTCATAGGTTGTTCTTGGCTCAGAGTCTGAGTTAGCTCAGTGAGACCCATTTGTTGACCGTAGCTAAGTTTGAGAATTTGCTGCGATCGCGTATCCAAATCTGCTAGTGCAGCAATTAATTGAGCTTCAATTGGATTAGCAGAGTTAAGATGGGAAAATTTTTCATTTAAAAATGTTTTGACATAAGCACTGGGATTGATTCGCTCACTCGTTAACTCCTGAAACTTTTCTAGCAATGGCGCTTCCACATTCTTTGAAATGTAGCGTGAAATGGTTCCCTGATGAACGCCAATCTTACTGGCAAACTGTTCCTGAGTTAAAAGTGCCAATCGGTGAGGATAGCACAGAGGCATAACAGCTTGACGGCATGATTTGGGAATTTGACTGCGGACATTGTCTAAGTTTTGCTCAATGAGTTCAATTTCTGCTCTTAAAATCAGGTCTATCTCTTGTAAAGATTCTGTTGGTTCTTCTTGCTCTAAAGCTTCCCAAGAATTGACGCTTCGATTGTCCGGTTGTTCTATGTTATTGGCATCGTAAGAAACTTCAATAATTTGGGAAGGTTGCTGTAAAGCGGCGATACAGATATTCATCCATTCTTGAATCATTGCAGGCGCTACTGCTGCACCAACAGCGACTTGCAAGGGAGCACCGGGTTGAAATCTCTGAGAATTGTAGTCCTTAGCGGTTTCTGCAAAATCTGAGAGTTCTGGATCTGGCCATTTCTCTCCTTCTCTTCTGTTAGGATGGTAGACTTGATTGTTTTTGTAAACAGGAACAAAATAGCGCCAAGCAAAAAGATACTGCGAAATTTCTGGTTCTCTTGAGCCAGAGTTTGTCAGCGCTTCTCTCAGTCGTTCTTCCGCCTTTTGCAGTTTTCTACGACTATTGATATCCACATCACACAGCAGATGCCATTTCGATTCCCAATGTATTTGCTGGCGCATCACATTTCGCAGCACCCCTACCATGTAGGTTTTGAAATTTGCTCTACTATCATTACTCGTCTTGTACTTATTGAGAGATTGCTGTAATTTCTCCCGGTTACAAAGGTATTCGTTAGTTAGAGCATACAAATGTTCCGCACGAGCCTCGTAAAAAGGCAAACGATACCAATTGCGCCAAATGAGATAACAGCGATCGCGATCGAAGTAAGCTAATAAGTGCCAGTGAGCCAGACGTTTTTCTATCTCAGGTTGGGAATCGTCATTGAGAATTTTTACAAAATAATCTGCATAATCGCTCTCATCCCACTCAGGATGCAACTGAACTAGCTTTTCCATCCGTTCCCGCAAGCGATTTTGAATTAATCGTTTGAACGGAGGATAACCGTTAGTTTCAGTAAAATCATACAATGTCCAGAATTGATCGCTCATTTGTAGAAATTGTTCGCTGATTTTATTTTCGCCAACCTACTGAATCAGCAGATGAAAACTGATTATCTTGTTGCAAAAATTTATTTCATTCTCAATAAACAAAGACTCGCTCAATTTAACTTGACAATACCCCTGAAGCGATAGGCGTTCACAATCATGACCTATAGTATTGGTGGGGAGGCAAAGTCGATCCCGCTAAATGCCGGGTCTTGCCCGGTGGTAGTTCGCCGCATAATAACTGTGAAAAAGTAAAGTCTGTCAAAGCCTACATTATGGTTGAGATCGACATATCGAATTGTATTACCTGTCATGTTGGATTCATTAGAACTCCATGTAGTTCCCACTCCGTGCAAGCCAGCGGAGTCGCGGTAGTGAAGGCGCGTCTCGATCTCAGCCCCAGTTCCCATACCGTCCGTATCCCGGTAATAGACCCGGTATGTTGAGATATCGTTGTCGTTTGTCATATCCGATATTGTGTGTCTGTTAATTGGAAGCGGACAGTAAAGGATAACCGTTCCAGTAGCAGATCCATTAAAAACATAAGCCCCGTTAGAGAGACCAACTGCTGCGTCTGCAACGTCATTTCGCGGACGGCAGGCGCTAGCGGGGATAGTAGTGGCTTCAACATCTCGGTCATTAGCTGAGGCAACACTAGAGACAACAAAGGACGTAGCAATTGCGGCACAAGCTATGAGGTATTTTGAGAGCGACATGAAAAATCCTTTTATCTGTTACTTAGTGGGGTTTAAACTCTTTCATTTGGTTATTGCGGTGGTGTTTTGTGATTTATGCACTTATTTTTGTGGATTCATGCGCTAATTCTGAGCTGACCGAGGCTCAGAGGCACATTGCCCTCAGAATAGAATTCTGGAGCTATACAAACGAAGTCCGCCTGCGCGGACTTTAATGAAGCCTGCGTAGACAGGCTTTGTTATTCGTAGTACTCTTACCTTGATGTAAAATCAATAAGGTCAAGTTGTACTAATTAAATATATTTTTGCGATCGCCTGTGGCTTTGATGGGAAAGCTGCGCGCGATCGCTTTGTACTTTGTTAATTCAACTATCAAACTGAATATCTCCTCACATTTGAGATAGAATTGCTATCTAAAAGCACTTTATGAAGTTTTATTGCTTTTAGAAATAATAGTTATGACCTAATACTAGCAAAGGTTTCAACTATTTTCTTAAGTGGAAGAACAGCTTTTACATGGGGACAAGTACATAAATCAAAAAAAACGGTCTCATTAACTCTGATGAAAGGGTTCAAAACCAAAGAAGTAAAGCAAGCGAGCTAAGTTCAATGTTGTGAACCACTTTGCTAAGACTTAATTCAGGCTTGAATATAAGCACCATTAATCTCTAAACAAGTCGTGGTTCAGACTGGAACTTAGTTTGTAATGAGTGCATATATTATCTCTATCAATTAGGGTTAATTACTGTCTCTTGACTTAATTTTACATTTGGAAAAAAGACTGCCTTTCAAAAAAAACACATCATTAAAATGAAGGAGAAAAACTATGTCAAATATTGACATTATTCGTGCGTGGAAAGATGAAGAATATCGCAATAGCCTGAGTGAAGAACAGCTTTCTCAGTTACCTGAAAATCCAGCAGGGATGGTTGAATTATCTGATAAAGAGATGGAAACTTTTATGGGCGGAGGAGATGTTCACATTGCTATGTCTTGCTGCGGTACCAAAGCTACGAATCAAAGCAAGAAGCTCCCAATTCAAGATTCTTCTATTTTAGCAGAAGTTTCTTCTCTTGAGAAAGGCTAAGCATAGCTGCCTAGTGTAGTGTCAAAAACAAAGGGTGGGTTCCTACTCACCCTTCTCTCCTACCAACAGTATCTTGTCCTCAAATTTCACCACTTATCAGGAATATAATGCTATGAGCAAGTTTTCTTTTCACAACTCTGTCTGGTATAATTCCATAACTTTAACTGAGCGTATTATCTCACTGCAAAATACTCAAAAAGAGACATATATAACTAACATTGATACAAAACTTGCTAAGAAAAAAATGCAGCAATGGAAATCCCAATTGCCTTTTACGAATGACTCTTTCTTTGCTCAACGTCTCACAATAGATAGAATCACTGAAGATGATTTTTTTAATATTCTTGGTGAGCCAATCGAGGGAGTTAAAAACCGTCTTCCAGATTTACCACATTGGCTCAAGCAACTGGCTCAAGCATTTTTTCATCCTACCCATTCCCAAGCCAAAATACTTCTTGCTCCAGAGAAGCTAGGAGAAGGAAAAGAAGCAGGTTTTTTGTATATTATTGAACCCTTGCTTAGTCAAGAAATTGACCGCCTAAAACAGGGAATTCAGGCAATGTGTCAAGCACATTCTGATTTGCCTTTTGAACCTAGTACTGTTGTATCCTTGCTATTTACTAGTTTACAAGAGCAATTGGTTAATATTTTAAGTCGCACCATGATTTTGGAACTTAATGTAGCTCGCCTGCAAGGACTACTACAAGGCAACATTCCTCAGGAGCGATTTCAGAGTTTCTTACAACGCCTACGCCAGCGTGAAATAGCAATCTCTTTCCTCCAAGAGTATCCCGTCCTTGCCCGTCAAGTAGTAATTAGCATTAATCATTGGGTCAATTTTAGTCTAGAATTTCTCCAGCATCTCTATAATGATTGGAATGTTATCTGTGCTAAATTTAGTC
This genomic interval from Scytonema hofmannii PCC 7110 contains the following:
- a CDS encoding DUF1822 family protein; its protein translation is MLKLRKLSTIYPNQLWLNLSQELQKEAWQQSQLHSNAAARCQAYLNYLCLKTFVPWLEAWLKEANQVQGSISDTTWDSLWEFVNGTPIELEGMRLVLIPNETSDLEEFAVPCEWVDIPSWRKDYYLAVQINLGESEQSWLRVWGFASYEKLKQQGIYDESDRTYYINQEVLAEDFTQMLLVPQQDTNPHAEEPPLQLSVKVAQELLVQLSKPGIYLPRLAVPFDQWAALLTNEQWRQQLYNQRLGLTSTATASFTVVNLRQWLEKAESTIEKSWQAVETLLTPPEFSAVRGTETLEPTVSSEAIAPLIRLLQSNRPEKERCQAAGVLGQIGIGHPEVVEALTQLLRTANDEETRWEAALSLGKIAPEHPQAGVSKARLIDLGMQLGTCQVALIVTIRPKTEEKIGVRLQVQPINQQHKLPPNLQLSVISGGETRLQAQTRSDDRGQGKDKLLQLGFSPPSGTQFQVRVTLDGVSVSEDFLA
- a CDS encoding DUF928 domain-containing protein — translated: MARCKFYRWQTGLALGLALALIAFATSTFPDSQKTIAEVPPPVNQNSQKQSQSKTATASQVKFNRPPLSPRGAPGNRKGGGTRDGHKCSVLEINERLLALVPAVESEQAISHVWGLTVNASPTLWFYLPYLPKDIKTGKLELWDETDREPRNYQQIYQGTFTVAGTPGAIALNLPPTVKLEPDKNYHWYLSLDINCNGKNQSVDVNGWIQRATFNNTLAVQLQSVERNQVILYAENGIWYDALTQLAQLRRSHPQAENFITDWQKLLRDAGLEEFANKPIVPCCNLSSSP
- a CDS encoding DUF4114 domain-containing protein, yielding MATTSLNVTVDWNAVEGQTKDEHFGINVYRAVADAGNSKYRSNMSHMSPGIIRFHNMDYIKDSSKDHGLIDTENKTWDVQKVVNTIQASIDMFGADQPQRMFNIPSWPSWMDANKDGYLDSDRFDEYANLCADLVKIVNKDNNLGVQYWEITNEKDIEYFSIFHTKSGWGKLIDPNQPDRLDELITIYNKVAEAMKAVDPSIKVGGPSIARPDLTPFYEPFIKGTADNLDFFTYHYYPTGSAATPDDQVFNAANSIGKYTKTIVDTLKKISPNRDIPAMLGEYNISWTWETHDPRMTNNKGAVFDALSMIEAIENGAAASLSWNEKDGSYGKTSYNDTLRPGGELLHLFNEYLVGNRISTTSDNSSITTFAVDRPGSHKAYVLINSSNSPQEVAVTFNNWNLTTSHVSKHIISDSGYSQELTAWDTVNNSTIVLPANSVLLFEDDSPEVSVPPTSEPNPTPPSDPPANTDTPDVSLPTTSEPNPTPPSDPPANTDTPDVSLPTTSEPNPTPPSDPPANTDTPDVSLPTTSEPNPTPPSDTPANTDTPDVGLPTTSEPNPTPPSDTPANTDTPEVSLPPTGEPNPTPPSDTPANTDTPDVGLPTTSEPNPTPPSDTPANTDTPVVNLPTTSEPNPTPPSDTPANTDTPDVDLPITSEPNPTPPSDTPANTDSPEVSLPPTGEPNPTPPSDTPANTDTPDVDLPITSEPNPTIPSDTQGNTDSPDVGLPTTSEPNPTPPSDTPANTDNPDVDLPTTSEPNPTIPSDTQGNTDSPDVGLPPTGEPNPTIPSDIQENAHNLSNLSPDISPTINSGNPISSPENISAIGTPYTQTSTTLQSSTPTNLSYDNQPARFDNVEFSSKVKDSSTNIASLLLSSGKSVSQSLKSAIDTPRNISGSQVTDKTTIGEPEIAAVLNTSNDSQAPLLDLRKTDLNKDGQIDNKVFVNFYDVTSHAVYNNTVGFYKIANVDGAVFDSLTGKLIPPGEKGYVQIALEQRVLEVELNRNTGKLMTQLEGGALYAPYLIASGTAQEYLSNISGNPTSNQTPQAFFSYGVGNPDNINHVKLLGKNQLGFEDTIGGGDKDYNDLMFKVKVQSN
- a CDS encoding CHASE2 domain-containing protein; its protein translation is MGRVAVLKIGRGNFHQGFEVSLELREDGGSPLGEIEGRLKANTDIEGLYLLWQQSFRNLTAIARNQVWEIEESLPTNRATSEITDDCWQRMRQVEANLNQWLQPSGELGWQKIRERLNKELASQADTIRLAIKAKDPILWKLPWHTWDLLSRYPNVGVSYSPVEYESWEIAKHQTQSDRVRLLAIFGDNRHLDLEADRKAIANLNGAESVFCHQPQARDLIAQLRDPKGWDIFFFAGHSQTGEQRGRISLSARESIETDQFKHALKEAIQRGLKIAIFNSCEGLGLAQQLADLHVPIIIVMQEIVPDKVAQSFLKEFLREYAAGQALYIAVRRAQERLEEFTDLPGATWLPMIYQNPSEVPPTWKELRSMTKRNSRRQLEWQHLPNILVRSLVATGLVMTVRFLGGLQPVELWAFDQLVRLQPDGGIDERLLVVKVTEQDIRQQRQYPLSDRAILQAIEKLQVHQPRAIGLDIYRDFPVEPGYRELAVHIQKNPRLVTICEVSQPEPKGGNKFGVASPPASSTENVGFSDLAVEPDGTVRRYLFHLNPGDSLCQASYAFSAELAFRYLSSEGIQPEATSEGNLKLGSTVFQPLEKHTGFYHNIDPRGHQVLLNYRSSQKVAREVTLTEVLQNNFQPQWVKDRLVLIGVVAPSVGDRFSTPFSNEIGRKMPGVVIHAQMASQMLSVAKEERSLLRFLPQELDVLWIWSWAITGGLCVWGFHSLLYRRIAMAVAIAILPNLCFGLFSIGICAPLIPSVLAFAIAWGITNRFSGLSR